A stretch of DNA from Candidatus Methylomirabilota bacterium:
GACCGCCGACCACCCGCATGGTCGCTCCGAGCAGCGGCTTTTGTCGCCGCCACGATTCCTGGGGGAGGCTTCGGAGGGGGTGTTCCAACACCCCTCCGATCTCTCACGCGTCCCGCGCCGGCGGGGAGGCCGCCAGCCGGAGCACCGCGTCCGCGGCCTGCTCGAGGATGACCGGGAGCGCCTCTCGCTCGGCCGAGTCGAAGCCGGCCAGCACCCAGTCGACCACTTCGTCCTTGGTGTCGGGTCGGCCAACGCCCACCTTGACCCGCCGGAATCCCTCGGTGCCGAGGGCGTCGATGAGCGAGCGCACCCCATTGTGCCCGCCATGGCGACCCTTGTGGCGAATGCGCACCCGGCCGAACGGAAGGTCGATGTCGTCGTGGACCACGATCAGGGTCGTCGGGTCGAGCCCGAGGTCGCGGAGGAGCCGCGCCACCCCCGGCCCGACGACGTTCATGAAGGTGACGGGCTTGGCGAGATGGAGCGGCGCGCCGTTCCACGTCGTCTCCGCGAGGACGGCCGGCCCCCGGAGTCGAAAGCGACCACCCAACCGCTGGGCCAGGCGATCGAGGACCGCCTGGCCCACGTTGTGCCGCGTGTCCTGGTAGGCCGGGCCCGGATTGCCGAGGCCGACGACCAGCTGCGGAACCGACGGCACCGTGGTGGTCTCTGGCGGCCGTCCCGGGGTCGGCGTCCGAGCACCCGGCGGGCGC
This window harbors:
- the pth gene encoding aminoacyl-tRNA hydrolase → MPSVPQLVVGLGNPGPAYQDTRHNVGQAVLDRLAQRLGGRFRLRGPAVLAETTWNGAPLHLAKPVTFMNVVGPGVARLLRDLGLDPTTLIVVHDDIDLPFGRVRIRHKGRHGGHNGVRSLIDALGTEGFRRVKVGVGRPDTKDEVVDWVLAGFDSAEREALPVILEQAADAVLRLAASPPARDA